The nucleotide window TACATTAACGGGCGAATGCCTGTGCGGTAACGTAAAGTTCTCCGTTGCAGATAACTTTAAGGCTTTTTACCAATGCCATTGTCGGGAGTGTCAACAACTAACCGGCCCTGCATTTGCCTCCAACATTTTCACAGATCGGGATAACATCGAGTGGCTTTGTGGCCGAAACCAGATCACCCGTTATGAACACCCTTCACGAGAGCTCTCCAAGTCATTTTGCAAAACGTGTGGCTCTGCCGTCCCGTTTGTAAACAAAGCCAGATCCTCATTAATTGTTCCTGCGGGTTCATTAAATCAGTTACCCAATATACAGCCGCAAGCCAATATCTTTACAGCTGAAGAAGCGTGTTGATTAAAGCCGGGGTTACAAGCTGAGAGTTTTAGCGGTTTTCCTGAATAAATATTTAACACCGATGCATCGCCTCGGAGCTAATATAAAACTGATGCTTGTGCATGGCAGAACTCTGCAATGCAGTACCGGTAAAGCCTATATCCGACACCGTTAAATGATCGGCTGCTTAAGTTTAGCCGCCAAACAGTGATGAAATTTTCAGGAGGATCCTATGCAAGATAGAAACTACACCATCAAAACAATGGATCGAAAGGAAATAGATATTGCCATTGAATGGGCAGTAAAAGAGGGTTGGAATCCCGGCCTGCATGATGCTGACTGCTATTACTCCGCTGATTCGAATGGCTTTCTCATCGGGCTGCTGGGTGACGAACCCATTGCCACGATTTCTGCGATCAAATATGGAGAGTCTTTTGGCTTTATTGGATTCTACATTGTCAAACCCGAGCACCGTGGCAAAGGCTATGGGATTCAAATCTGGAACGCGGGGCTTAAATATCTTGAAGGCGTTAACATCGGTCTTGATGGTGTGGTGACCCAGCAAGAAAACTACATCAAGTCTGGTTTTAAGCTTGCCTATCGCAATATCCGCTACGAAGGGGTTGGTGGCGGCACGCACCCCCAAAACGCTGAGATTGTAGAACTCGCCACATTACCTTTTGAAACCATTGATCAATACGATCAGCCATTTTTCCCTGCTAACAGGTCGCAGTTTGCCCAGTCATGGATTACCCAGCCTGAGAGTCATGCGCTGGGCATCCTGCAGAATGGCCAGCTGGCGGGCTATGGTGTCATACGTAAATGCCGCAATGGTTATAAAATTGGCCCTCTCTATGCGGACAATCCAGAATTGGCCGAATCTCTTTTTCTGGCCTTAAAATCCACAACACGTTCATCGGAAACGATTTTCCTTGATACACCCGATATTAATCCGGCAGCGGTTGCATTGGCTGAGGGCAATAATATGAGTGCCTCATTTGAAACGGCCAGAATGTATACGGGCGATTTTCCTGATCTTCCAATACAGCGCCTTTTTGGTGTGACATCTTTTGAGATCGGGTGAGAGAGGCTGGGTGGTTAGTAAAATGCTGTTACGGTAATTTCACCGCCCGCGGTGAAGCTATGCTTAGCTTCAGGTTAAAGGACAAATCCATGAAAAGTAGTCCCGTTGTATGGTTTGAAATCTAGGTCCAGGAGGTGGATCGCGCTAAAGCGCTCTATGAAGCGGTGTTCAACGTCAAACTGGAAAAATGCCTGCTCCAATAGAGGACATGGATATGAAAATGTGGAGCTTTCCCGCAGATAAGGACGATTCTATGGCCACCTACGGAGCCTGTGGCATGCTCGTCAAAATGGAAGGTTAGTGGTGGCACACTGTTCTATTTTGCGTGTGAGGACTGCGCTGAGGAAGCTTCCCAGGTTATCAAAAACGGCGGCAGTATTGTGAAGGGGAAAATGTCTATTGGTGAACACGGGTTCATCTGCCTCGCGAAAGAAACGGAAGATAATATGATAGGTTTTTACTCCGTGTAATGCCGGGAAAGCTGGGGAATACTGCGGTAGATGGATTTTTATGTCAAAATCGAAGGCTTTGTCAGGTGAACAAGAAGCGTGAACGATATGGAAGTTATAGAACTGGACCCTGCAGCAAAAAATGTCAGAGAGATCATTGAAGATATTGATGGGTTAATGAACGCTCTCTACCCACAGGAAAGTAACCAGCTACTATCAATTGAGGAACTTAAAGAGAAAAATGTACATTTTATAGGTGTGAAAAACAATCAGGATATTCTCGGCTGTGGTGCCTTAGTTTATAAAAACAATGATGGTGTTTATGGTGAGTTGAAGCGAGTTTATGTCAAATCAAAATACCGTGGTCAGGGCGTTTCTAAAGTTATTATGCAAGCGTTGATTGCACATGCAAGAAAATCTCAATTACCTGTGATTCGCCTTGAAGCCGGTATCAGACAGCCTGAAGCGTTAAGCTTATATAAAAAAGTTGGTTTTCAAGAGCGACAAGAGTATGGCAGTTATCAATATGATCCTTTGAGTATCTATATGGAACTAAAACTATGATTCATATAATGATTTTAAATGGTGAAAAATATAGTCGGCTGTTTATATTTTGAATATAAGGTTTTGTTATAAAAGAATGTTATGGCTCTCTGTTAATTTGAAGCGCTGTCATTCTGGTAAATTGGGTATAAAACAATAATGCAAGCGAACCGTGAAGCAGATGGGATTGTATGTACACTAACCGAGATATAATTGCGCGACTGCGGGAGAACATTCCATCGTTTGAGTGTGTGCCCGGCTGCCATGATTGTTGTGGCCCGGTAACCACTTCTTCGGAAGAGATGTCACGGCTACCGGTGAAAACTGAGGCTGAGCATCAGGCAAAATTAGAGGACTTTACCTGCGTCCATCTGGGGCCTGATGGTTGTACGGTGTATGCCGAACGTCCGTTGATCTGCCGATTGTTTGGCACCACACCTAATATGCCCTGCCCGAATGGTAAACGCCCGGACGTGATGATTGACTCCGACATTGAGGGTCAGATTCATCACTACATCGCTAACACGCGGCAAGTGTTAGTGTAAGTTATCGCGACCCTGCGTTGCTGATGTACAGGGGGCAGGGTGACTCCTTTAGTGCTGCTGCGCTGTCTTTCGCGCATTTAGTTGCTCGATCTAACCGCACAGGGGGCAGTGCAGTAATTCACTGCATCAATGCGGCAATAATGTGATCGACGGCCTTCAGAGCCTCTTCGGGTGTGGTGTCATATTGCGCATGGATAATCGCGCCGTCTATGGCAACGGCCAGTGCATTTAACAGGTCGTCACGCTGAGTCGATGGCGGCACGAATTCAGAAAGAACCTGAACCATCTGCTGCTTATGATGGCGGGTAATCTCGCAGACCTCCGGTAACTCATTCGCCAGTTCGCCGACGGAATTGATAAACGCACAGCCTCTGAATTGCTCACTGTGAAACCACTCGGCTAAGGCGGGGACAATCGCATGAACGTCCTGACCATGCCGCTCCAGAGCACCTTTAAACCATGAGATCCAGCGCTGATGCCGGTATTCCAGAAAGGCCCGGATCAGATCATTTTTGCTTGGGAAATGGCGATAGAAGGTGACCTTAGCCACGCCTGACTCCGCGATAATCCGATCTATACCCGTGGCCCTGATACCATTTCGATAAAAAAGGTCGTGGGCGGTGGTCAGGATGCGGTCGCGTGCGGGTAATTTTTTAATGGGTTGCATTGGCGCATTATAGACAGACCTGTCTATCTTGTGTAGTCTCCTGTTTATGGGTAGACAGATCTGTCTACTTGGGATCCATAAATAGTGCATAAAGAGAGCAGGAGATCATTATGGAACAGAAATTACCTTTACCCCCATTTAACCCCGAAACGGCGGCTAAAAAAGTCCGGATGGCGGAAGATGCCTGGAATTCCCGCGACCCGGATCGGGTTGTACAGGTCTATACGGAAGATACCGTCTGGAGAAATCGGGCAGAATTTCCTGTGGGGCGTGAGCAGGTCCATCAATTTTTGCAGCGTAAATGGGCCCGTGAATCAGACTATCGCTTAATCAAGGAACTATGGAGTTTCACGGAAAACCGAATCGCCGTTCGCTTCGCTTATGAATGGCATGATGATTCCGGTCAGTGGTTTCGTGCCTATGGTAACGAAAACTGGGAGTTCAATGAGTCAGGCTATATGCAACGACGTTTCGCGAGTATTAACGATTTACCGATCAAAGAGACGGAGCGAAAGTTTCATTGGCCATTGGGTCGCAGGCCAGATGACCACCCCGGATTGAGTGAGCTTGGTTTATAACGTGCGTGAAGTGTTAAGCGCAAATTGATGACACAGGGTAGACGGGTGTCGTTTTGGCGTTTCGGGCGTTATCAGGGATCTGTTACCACGGAACTGCTACCAGGGATGGGCAGCCAGGTAATCTTCTAAGTGGTCTATTAACGCCCGGACATTCGGTGACAGGTGTTTTCTGGACGAATACAAGGCATAAATAGACAGATCTTTGGGTTTCCACTCGGGTAGAAGGTGGTGCAACCGGCCCTCTTTTATATATCGATTCGCTAAGTAAGTCGGTTGCAGGCTAATGCCCATGCCATTTAAGGTGGCGTGCATTAACGCTGTTGCTTCGTTAATCGTTACACGACAGTGTGCCGATACTGATTCGAACTGTTCATCCTGAGACAGATGCCAGATGTGGCGCCTGAAGTTTTTATAGCCTAAACACTCGTAGTTGATTAAGTCTTGTGGGTGTTGAATCTCATCGAGTGTTTGACGCGCTTTTTCAAGATACGCCGGTGATGCCACCAGTACTGACTCACACACCGCGATCGGCTTACCGATTAATTGAGGGTCTGGATCTGAGGCGATTCGCAGGGCCAGATCAATGCGTTTTTCTGTTAAGTCTGCGGTACTGTCTTCTAAATCAATATCAATACTGACTTGAGGATGCTGCGCCATAAAACTCTGAATCGCGGGCATCAGTTGAGAATAACCGAACGACACACTGGCGGTGATGCGAAGCAAACCTGATAATTCTTCGCCCGTATTGGCCAGAGCGGTAATGTTGTCCGCCTGTTCCAACCATCGTTCGACATCTTTTAAGCACGCTTCTCCGGCACTGGTCAGCGATATTTTACGGGTTGTCCGATGTAACAAACGGACTTTCAACCAATCCTCCATCGCTTCTATGTAACGTGTCACCATGGGCCGCGACATAGCCAGACGCTCAGACGTACGGGTAAAACTGCGTGACTCGGCGACGTCGAGAAACACCTGAGCGGCGATTACCCGGTCCATTACACTCTCCTGATTTGCACGATATATGAAATAATAATGTTCATTTTTGTCTATTTTTCCGCTCAGATCAATTCACTATTATGAGTCCACGCTCACCATTGAGCCTTTACCGGAGAAACAGATGAAAAAACTTATCGCATTGGCCGCCTCGACATTGATTACATTCTCAGCTTTGGCAGCAGACAAGGCGCCATTAACCCTGGATGTATACAATGCCGAAGCCAGCAGTTTTAGCGTAACGTCTACCGTGGTGTACGGTGACACTGAGGTTATGGTTATCGATGCCGGTTTTACCAAAGCGGATGCTCTGCGCATTGCCGCAAAAGTATTAGATTCGGGCAAAGCGCTTAAAACCATTTTTATTAGTCAGGCAGACCCTGATTATTACTTTGGTGCCGAGACTCTGCAGAAGATCTTCCCTGATGCCAAGATCATTACGACACCTGCGGTCAAAGAAGTAATAGAGCAGAAACTGGCTGGAAAAGTGGCGTTCTGGGGCCCTAAAATGGGCGACAATGCACCTGTAAACCCAATAGTGCCTGCTGTCTACAACCAATCCACACTGACTGTCGATGGCCATGTTATCGAAATCCGTGGTACCGAAGGTGTATTGGCTCACCGTCCTTATTTATGGATTCCTGAAAACCAGGCGATTCTGGGTAACGTCGCCGTATTTGGCAGCATTCACCTGTGGATGGCCGATGCGCAATCTGACGAATCCCAGACAGCCTGGGTAACGCAATTAAAAGAGATGTTGGCGCTGAAGCCAGCGGTTGTGATTCCTGGCCATATGGCAGCCGATACGACGGCTGATTCAAGCGCTATTACTTACACGATGGACTACATCACCGACTTTCAGCAAGCGAAGCAAGAAAGCCAGAACAGCGCTGAGCTTATTCAGGCCATGTCTGAGAAATATCCGAATGCTAAAGGTGCTTTGAATCTGAATATTGCAGCGAAAGTTCATAAGGGAGAAATGCAATGGTAAAGGTTCATTACTTCTTCGATCCAATGTGTGGCTGGTGCTATGGCGCGTCTTCATTAATACGTACTCTTGCAGCAACGCCCGGATTTAAGATTATTTACCATCCGGGCGGCATGATCATGAAGCAAGCAATTGATCCTGCTTTCAGACAACATATTCTGCACGCCGATAGAAAAATTGCGGCCATGACGGGCGCGCCCTTCGGCGAGGCTTATCAAACGAGAATAGCGGGTGCCGGTGAATTTGTGGTGGATTCATATGCCACAACGTGCGCCTTCCTTGTCGGGCAGGAAATGGGGATCGCTGCAGATAAAATGCTGGAAACCCTGCAAAAGGCGCATTACCAGGAGGGTAAACACTTAGATGAATGGAACGTGCTGGCAGAACTCGCCGTCTCCATCGGCCTGGACGAAACCCTGTGGAATGAAAACATGGTGAAGTTTGAGCCTGAGATGATGGATATGATTAAGGCGAGTCATGGCTTAATGGGGCAAATGCAGGTCAGTGGCTATCCAACGCTGATTACTGAAAAAGAGGGTAAACTGGAGAAGCTGGAACACACTCAGTTTTATGGCAAGATTTCAGAGTGGAGCGCTTATTTAGGTGCATATCTGGAGGCTGAAAATGTGGCGTCAGTTTAATCACGCACAGCGGTATTGACTGATAATGCAATAAGGATAAAAGAGACAGGGGACTGATAGATTGGCCTTATCAGACTCTGTCATCAACCTGGTGGTCTGCCAGCTATTTCGCCCTCTACTTTCGTATTCACTCAATTCTCCATATTCTTCGAGATAAAACCGCTCTTCACCCCTCAAACGTGCCGCAGTCGTTGAGTTTATTATTCAGTTATCGTTTAACCATCCGCTTTGATTCACCAGGGTCATATGCGCAAGCGCTGCGTTTTTGGCTACCAGGTAGCTTTATTTTGCTTCGGGCGTTGGCACGCATATGACCACCGTACTTCTGTATTTCTTTTTGTCTCTGTAAGGCGACAGTATAAGTATTTATATTTTGTCTCTCTCTGGTAACACGCAGGCATTGTTTTATGCTGGCTCATACTCTAGTCTCTACTTCTGGTTTGATATCTGATATTTCTCAGGATGCAGAAGGAAAAACTCTTTGAGTGAAGCGGTTCCCGTCGTTATATGTGATGATTCCGGTTTGGCGCGTAAGCAGATGGCATCTGCCTTACATGGCTGGAATGTCGAAATCACCTTTGCTGAGTTGGGTCAGCAAGGGTTGGATGCCGTGCGGGCGCAAAAAGGAGATATCCTGTTTCTGGACCTGAATATGCCAATGATGGATGGCTATCAGGTACTGGAAGAGATTCGCAGAGATGATCTGCCAACCCTGGTGATTGTCGTTTCGGGTGATGTGCAGCCTGAAGCAAGAAAGCGAGTGTTAGAGCTTGGGGCGCTGGAGTTTATAAAAAAACCCTGCTCACCTGAGATTATTGCGGATATCTTAAACCGATATGGTTTACTCACTGAGCTGGAACACCCTGAGGATCAGCTACACAGTGAACACGCCATTGAACTCCTGGATTACTATCAGGAAATATCCAATGTAGCGATGGGGGAGGCTGGGGCGCTGTTAGCCCGGTTACTGAATACTTTTGTCGATCTTCCCATTCCAAAGGTGAAATTGGTATCACCAGCAGAAATTGAACAGCTGCTGCTGTCTGCTGCCGGCAACGGTTTTGATCTGGTCAGCCAGGGATTCGTGGGTCCTGAACTTGCGGGCGAAGCCTTGTTGGTGATTAAGCGCAGTAATCTGGATACCATTGCCTGGCTGATGAATATGCAAGGCAATATGGAGCAGCTTCAGGCCGAGTTGGAGGTGTTTCTTTCCAATGTGTTGATTGGCGCTTTTTCGTCAAGCTTTTCAAAGCAGCTGGACATCTCCTTGAGTCGGGCCACTCCTATAATATTGCGCGACTTTTCCGGTATGTCAGAGCAGAACTCCCAATGGCAACAGACGCTGATGATCTCTATAGACTACCAGTTGAGGGCCCAGGGCTTTCATTGCGAGCTGCTGGTGATATTTACAGAGGACTCACTGCCTAAATTACAGGAAATAGCGAGATACTGTTCATGACTGGAGGCATCAACCAGGAAATAGAAGATTTACACTGGAACCTGGGGTTATTACAGAACCTTGAGGTCGGTCTGGTTGTTCTTGATCGTGACAGTTATATCTGTATGTGGAATGGTTTTATGGAAAACCACTCCGGTATCTCTGCCAGCAAAGCGATTCATCAGAATTTGTTCTCGCTTTATCCTGAATTACCGGCGCCTTGGCTCCAGAAACAGATTGAGGCGGTTTTATTGCTAAGCAATACTGCTTATATCTCATGGGAACAGAGGCCCTACCTGTTTCCGTTTAAAAGTCATCGGCCTATTACAGGTAGTGCGCCTTATATGTATCAGAATGTCACGCTGATCCCTTTAAGCTCACCTACCGGGCAGATTGATCATATCGGCATTCTGATCTACGACGTCACCGATAATGCGATAGGGCAGCAGAAATTGGAGGCCGCCAATCAGCAGCTGCAATCCCTGAGCAGAACTGACGGGCTAACGGGATTGAATAATCGGGCCTATTGGCAGGAATGCCTGGAAAAAGAGTTTGATCGTTTTGCGCGGCAGCAAGAAACCAGTTCTGTCATCATGTTTGATATAGACCATTTTAAAAAAGTGAATGATAGCTACGGCCATCAGGCGGGTGATATGGTGATCCAGACGATAGCGCAGACGCTTGGGCAATATGTGCGAAAAACGGATATTGCAGGCCGTTATGGCGGCGAAGAGTTTGGCGCTATTCTGGTAGGAACCTGTGGCGAAAATGCGAAAGTTTTTGCTGAGCGCTTACGTTCAGCCGTGGAGGCAACCGTGATGCCGTATGGAGAGCACAGA belongs to Amphritea atlantica and includes:
- a CDS encoding GFA family protein; the protein is MSNTLTGECLCGNVKFSVADNFKAFYQCHCRECQQLTGPAFASNIFTDRDNIEWLCGRNQITRYEHPSRELSKSFCKTCGSAVPFVNKARSSLIVPAGSLNQLPNIQPQANIFTAEEAC
- a CDS encoding GNAT family N-acetyltransferase, with amino-acid sequence MQDRNYTIKTMDRKEIDIAIEWAVKEGWNPGLHDADCYYSADSNGFLIGLLGDEPIATISAIKYGESFGFIGFYIVKPEHRGKGYGIQIWNAGLKYLEGVNIGLDGVVTQQENYIKSGFKLAYRNIRYEGVGGGTHPQNAEIVELATLPFETIDQYDQPFFPANRSQFAQSWITQPESHALGILQNGQLAGYGVIRKCRNGYKIGPLYADNPELAESLFLALKSTTRSSETIFLDTPDINPAAVALAEGNNMSASFETARMYTGDFPDLPIQRLFGVTSFEIG
- a CDS encoding GNAT family N-acetyltransferase, producing the protein MNDMEVIELDPAAKNVREIIEDIDGLMNALYPQESNQLLSIEELKEKNVHFIGVKNNQDILGCGALVYKNNDGVYGELKRVYVKSKYRGQGVSKVIMQALIAHARKSQLPVIRLEAGIRQPEALSLYKKVGFQERQEYGSYQYDPLSIYMELKL
- a CDS encoding YkgJ family cysteine cluster protein; translation: MYTNRDIIARLRENIPSFECVPGCHDCCGPVTTSSEEMSRLPVKTEAEHQAKLEDFTCVHLGPDGCTVYAERPLICRLFGTTPNMPCPNGKRPDVMIDSDIEGQIHHYIANTRQVLV
- a CDS encoding TetR/AcrR family transcriptional regulator; translated protein: MQPIKKLPARDRILTTAHDLFYRNGIRATGIDRIIAESGVAKVTFYRHFPSKNDLIRAFLEYRHQRWISWFKGALERHGQDVHAIVPALAEWFHSEQFRGCAFINSVGELANELPEVCEITRHHKQQMVQVLSEFVPPSTQRDDLLNALAVAIDGAIIHAQYDTTPEEALKAVDHIIAALMQ
- a CDS encoding nuclear transport factor 2 family protein, which produces MEQKLPLPPFNPETAAKKVRMAEDAWNSRDPDRVVQVYTEDTVWRNRAEFPVGREQVHQFLQRKWARESDYRLIKELWSFTENRIAVRFAYEWHDDSGQWFRAYGNENWEFNESGYMQRRFASINDLPIKETERKFHWPLGRRPDDHPGLSELGL
- a CDS encoding LysR family transcriptional regulator → MDRVIAAQVFLDVAESRSFTRTSERLAMSRPMVTRYIEAMEDWLKVRLLHRTTRKISLTSAGEACLKDVERWLEQADNITALANTGEELSGLLRITASVSFGYSQLMPAIQSFMAQHPQVSIDIDLEDSTADLTEKRIDLALRIASDPDPQLIGKPIAVCESVLVASPAYLEKARQTLDEIQHPQDLINYECLGYKNFRRHIWHLSQDEQFESVSAHCRVTINEATALMHATLNGMGISLQPTYLANRYIKEGRLHHLLPEWKPKDLSIYALYSSRKHLSPNVRALIDHLEDYLAAHPW
- a CDS encoding MBL fold metallo-hydrolase; the encoded protein is MKKLIALAASTLITFSALAADKAPLTLDVYNAEASSFSVTSTVVYGDTEVMVIDAGFTKADALRIAAKVLDSGKALKTIFISQADPDYYFGAETLQKIFPDAKIITTPAVKEVIEQKLAGKVAFWGPKMGDNAPVNPIVPAVYNQSTLTVDGHVIEIRGTEGVLAHRPYLWIPENQAILGNVAVFGSIHLWMADAQSDESQTAWVTQLKEMLALKPAVVIPGHMAADTTADSSAITYTMDYITDFQQAKQESQNSAELIQAMSEKYPNAKGALNLNIAAKVHKGEMQW
- a CDS encoding DsbA family protein, with product MVKVHYFFDPMCGWCYGASSLIRTLAATPGFKIIYHPGGMIMKQAIDPAFRQHILHADRKIAAMTGAPFGEAYQTRIAGAGEFVVDSYATTCAFLVGQEMGIAADKMLETLQKAHYQEGKHLDEWNVLAELAVSIGLDETLWNENMVKFEPEMMDMIKASHGLMGQMQVSGYPTLITEKEGKLEKLEHTQFYGKISEWSAYLGAYLEAENVASV
- a CDS encoding response regulator yields the protein MASALHGWNVEITFAELGQQGLDAVRAQKGDILFLDLNMPMMDGYQVLEEIRRDDLPTLVIVVSGDVQPEARKRVLELGALEFIKKPCSPEIIADILNRYGLLTELEHPEDQLHSEHAIELLDYYQEISNVAMGEAGALLARLLNTFVDLPIPKVKLVSPAEIEQLLLSAAGNGFDLVSQGFVGPELAGEALLVIKRSNLDTIAWLMNMQGNMEQLQAELEVFLSNVLIGAFSSSFSKQLDISLSRATPIILRDFSGMSEQNSQWQQTLMISIDYQLRAQGFHCELLVIFTEDSLPKLQEIARYCS
- a CDS encoding diguanylate cyclase gives rise to the protein MTGGINQEIEDLHWNLGLLQNLEVGLVVLDRDSYICMWNGFMENHSGISASKAIHQNLFSLYPELPAPWLQKQIEAVLLLSNTAYISWEQRPYLFPFKSHRPITGSAPYMYQNVTLIPLSSPTGQIDHIGILIYDVTDNAIGQQKLEAANQQLQSLSRTDGLTGLNNRAYWQECLEKEFDRFARQQETSSVIMFDIDHFKKVNDSYGHQAGDMVIQTIAQTLGQYVRKTDIAGRYGGEEFGAILVGTCGENAKVFAERLRSAVEATVMPYGEHRLSVTISVGIAEVTFEQASALEWLEQADQALYTSKQNGRNQVTRFE